From Paenibacillus sp. PK3_47, the proteins below share one genomic window:
- the yycH gene encoding two-component system activity regulator YycH codes for MKERVKSWVLALLVLGSLIESYYLIYRLPGSDSAVMSKNLYVKTDNMGPEEKVENLLYPDKMIIHMGEDRHTLFYPGTTFYDLILNRLKGRGFESFQRRSVQDFDWDKIRSENSGIELSFGSGIPVTLLQRVMQLSPDSLFEGESIDRIWIYNVKNDSKAHAVFFSTRGDIVYEAAKADLTVQDVQQHVDFGKNWSPYTAVNGDYYLPQDKVSLVKVEMPSGMYTIEQMQSNLFFDAGSTRYIPEKDGSKIYTDSKKSLQVDQEQNWMSYSDPAALPAGDSTPAKDALEAVDFVNQHGGWNGTYRLAATEEGRQERKVSFQQYYGSYPIISVPQMQYGVINLELQQGTVSFYERSLMYTEEDQAVKQLAELPGGEELENRLARLSPDLPIKDLTPAYLPVVKEEQLLLQPVWRVTFSDGSMVTLD; via the coding sequence GTGAAGGAAAGAGTGAAATCATGGGTTCTGGCCCTGCTGGTTCTTGGAAGTCTTATAGAGAGCTATTACCTGATCTACCGGCTGCCTGGCAGCGACTCGGCTGTAATGTCAAAGAATCTGTACGTAAAGACAGATAATATGGGGCCGGAAGAAAAGGTTGAAAATCTGCTCTATCCTGATAAAATGATCATTCATATGGGTGAGGACAGGCACACCCTGTTTTATCCCGGTACTACCTTCTATGATCTGATCCTGAACCGGCTGAAGGGACGCGGCTTTGAGAGCTTCCAGCGGCGCTCGGTACAGGACTTTGACTGGGACAAGATCCGCAGTGAGAATTCAGGCATTGAGCTGTCCTTTGGCTCGGGTATTCCGGTAACGCTGCTGCAGCGCGTGATGCAGCTGTCTCCGGATTCACTGTTTGAAGGTGAGAGTATAGACCGAATCTGGATTTACAATGTCAAAAATGACTCTAAAGCACATGCCGTCTTTTTCAGTACCCGGGGCGACATTGTCTATGAAGCGGCAAAGGCCGATTTGACCGTACAGGACGTGCAGCAGCATGTCGATTTCGGCAAGAACTGGAGTCCTTACACGGCAGTGAACGGCGATTATTATCTGCCGCAGGACAAAGTATCGCTGGTCAAAGTAGAGATGCCATCCGGGATGTACACGATTGAACAAATGCAGAGCAATCTCTTCTTCGATGCCGGAAGCACCCGCTATATCCCGGAGAAGGATGGCTCAAAGATATACACGGACAGCAAGAAGAGCCTGCAGGTGGACCAGGAGCAGAACTGGATGAGCTACAGCGATCCGGCCGCGCTTCCTGCCGGAGACAGCACACCTGCGAAGGATGCGCTGGAAGCTGTCGATTTCGTCAACCAGCACGGGGGATGGAATGGAACTTACCGGCTGGCGGCAACGGAGGAAGGCAGACAGGAGCGCAAGGTTTCTTTTCAGCAGTATTACGGTTCCTATCCGATTATCAGCGTGCCGCAGATGCAGTATGGTGTAATTAATCTCGAGCTGCAGCAGGGTACAGTGTCTTTTTATGAACGCTCCCTGATGTACACCGAGGAGGATCAGGCAGTCAAACAGCTGGCCGAGCTGCCCGGCGGCGAAGAGCTGGAGAATAGGCTGGCCCGGCTGAGCCCGGATCTGCCGATTAAAGATCTGACCCCTGCTTATCTTCCCGTTGTAAAAGAGGAACAGCTGCTGCTGCAGCCGGTATGGCGGGTTACGTTTAGTGACGGCAGTATGGTTACGCTGGACTAG
- the yycF gene encoding response regulator YycF, which translates to MQMGTILVVDDEQPIADILKFNLEKEGYEVICAFDGHSAVELALSLRPDLMLLDLMLPGKDGMDVCREVRSAHLDLPIIMLTAKDGEIDKVLGLELGADDYVTKPFSTRELLARVKAQMRRQHKPSPPDILSERTESKQGVHHFGLFVDTDMYMVYKDGEPLDLTHREYELLYYMIRHAGKVMTREHLLQAVWGFEYFGDVRTVDVTIRRLREKIEENPSKPEYIFTRRGLGYLMHSPKSGGL; encoded by the coding sequence ATGCAGATGGGGACGATTCTGGTAGTAGATGATGAACAGCCTATTGCTGATATATTGAAATTCAATTTAGAAAAAGAAGGATATGAAGTAATCTGCGCCTTTGACGGGCATAGTGCTGTCGAGCTGGCTTTATCCTTACGGCCCGATCTGATGCTGCTGGATCTCATGCTTCCGGGCAAGGATGGTATGGACGTCTGCCGTGAGGTGCGCTCTGCCCATCTGGATCTTCCGATCATTATGCTCACAGCCAAAGACGGGGAGATTGACAAGGTGCTGGGGCTGGAGCTGGGGGCGGATGATTATGTTACCAAGCCTTTCAGTACACGGGAGCTGCTGGCCAGAGTGAAGGCGCAGATGCGCCGCCAGCATAAGCCGTCACCGCCGGATATCCTCAGTGAACGGACAGAGAGCAAACAGGGGGTTCATCATTTCGGACTGTTTGTCGATACCGATATGTACATGGTCTATAAGGACGGCGAGCCGCTTGATCTGACGCACCGTGAATATGAGCTGCTCTATTATATGATCCGTCATGCCGGCAAAGTAATGACCCGGGAGCATCTGCTGCAGGCCGTATGGGGATTCGAATATTTTGGTGATGTGCGGACCGTTGATGTAACGATCCGCCGCCTGAGAGAAAAAATTGAGGAGAACCCCAGCAAACCGGAATATATCTTTACCCGGCGCGGACTCGGTTATTTGATGCATAGCCCCAAAAGCGGGGGACTGTGA
- the walK gene encoding cell wall metabolism sensor histidine kinase WalK yields the protein MKVMSFFRTIQAKLIIIYVLLILIAMQLIGVYFVSSMKNSLTDNFTKDLKARAEMLSILTADKLGSEAGSAGDETAVESLRGMVNNLYISGAEIQVLDASGKIITTSVPSQNDYVGQRNTQTVVSRALQGISDNEEYIIADDNVRKKVVAKPVLSGDKVVGAIYIAADMKDLYATMSRINSVFLTGLLLALALTAVLCVILAHTITHPIKEMTRHATAVAEGRFNRKMPVFGNDEIGQLSQAFNYMTGRLREALSQNEEEKEKLASILANMSDGVVATDESGVVILMNTRAAHMLRSEGPLPEGAPFDELLGLDREQSDSLAQGNAQSAMLHLSPMGEEDANIVRVTFTPIHRREGGGIAGTIAVLQDVTEQENLEESRREFVANVSHELRTPLTTIKSYVEALDDGALDDPQLASRFVGVIRNETERMIRLVTDLLHLSRLDSKESSLRIQQTDIAEMLEDVADRFSFQIRQKRIHISTRVHEEVAAAWLDRDQIDQVLGNLVSNALKYTPEGGTIQLEALKNDDGMLAVSVRDSGIGIPKKDIERIFERFYRVDKARSRNMGGTGLGLSIAREIVKAHGGSISLQSELNEGSLVTFTLPLQEQRGSAL from the coding sequence ATGAAGGTAATGTCCTTTTTCCGGACGATTCAGGCCAAGCTGATCATTATTTATGTTTTGCTGATCCTCATTGCCATGCAGCTGATCGGAGTGTATTTTGTCAGCTCCATGAAGAATTCCCTGACTGATAATTTCACCAAGGATCTCAAGGCACGGGCGGAAATGCTCTCGATCCTGACTGCAGACAAGCTGGGCAGCGAAGCAGGGTCGGCCGGAGATGAGACCGCAGTGGAAAGTCTGCGGGGCATGGTGAACAACCTGTACATCAGCGGAGCTGAAATTCAGGTGCTGGATGCAAGCGGCAAGATTATTACAACCTCTGTTCCCTCCCAAAATGACTATGTGGGCCAGCGCAACACGCAGACGGTAGTCAGCCGCGCCCTGCAGGGCATCAGCGATAATGAAGAATACATTATTGCTGATGACAATGTACGCAAGAAGGTTGTGGCCAAGCCGGTGCTCTCCGGAGATAAGGTGGTAGGTGCAATATACATTGCGGCGGATATGAAGGATCTGTATGCTACGATGAGCCGGATTAACAGCGTGTTTTTGACCGGATTGCTGCTGGCTCTGGCTCTTACCGCTGTGCTGTGTGTCATTCTTGCACATACGATCACACATCCCATCAAGGAAATGACCCGGCATGCCACTGCAGTTGCCGAGGGCCGGTTCAACCGCAAAATGCCGGTGTTCGGCAATGACGAGATCGGGCAGCTCAGCCAGGCGTTTAACTATATGACCGGAAGGCTGCGCGAAGCCTTATCACAGAATGAAGAGGAGAAGGAGAAGCTGGCGTCCATTCTGGCCAATATGAGTGACGGTGTGGTGGCTACTGACGAGAGCGGTGTCGTTATTCTGATGAATACCCGTGCAGCCCATATGCTCCGCTCGGAAGGTCCGCTGCCGGAAGGTGCCCCGTTTGATGAGCTGCTGGGCCTTGACCGGGAGCAGTCCGATTCACTTGCCCAGGGTAACGCACAGTCAGCGATGCTGCATTTGTCCCCAATGGGCGAAGAGGACGCGAATATTGTCCGGGTGACCTTCACTCCGATCCACCGGCGTGAAGGCGGCGGAATCGCCGGAACGATTGCTGTACTGCAGGATGTTACCGAACAGGAGAATCTGGAGGAATCGCGGCGCGAGTTCGTTGCGAATGTCTCGCATGAGCTGCGGACTCCGCTGACAACGATCAAGAGCTATGTGGAGGCGCTGGACGACGGGGCGCTCGATGATCCGCAGCTGGCTTCAAGGTTTGTGGGCGTCATCCGCAATGAGACGGAGCGGATGATCCGTCTTGTCACTGATCTGCTGCATCTCTCGAGGCTGGATTCCAAAGAATCCAGCCTGCGTATCCAGCAGACGGATATAGCGGAGATGCTGGAGGATGTTGCGGACCGTTTCTCCTTCCAGATCCGCCAGAAGCGGATTCACATCAGCACAAGAGTGCATGAAGAGGTGGCAGCAGCCTGGCTCGACCGTGATCAGATTGATCAGGTGCTGGGCAATCTCGTCTCCAATGCGCTGAAATATACGCCGGAAGGCGGAACGATCCAATTGGAGGCGCTGAAGAACGACGACGGAATGCTGGCTGTCTCTGTACGGGATTCCGGAATCGGGATTCCGAAAAAGGATATTGAGCGGATATTTGAACGCTTTTACAGGGTGGATAAGGCACGTTCACGCAATATGGGCGGAACTGGACTCGGACTTTCCATTGCCCGGGAAATTGTTAAGGCGCACGGAGGGTCTATTTCCCTTCAATCCGAGCTGAATGAGGGCTCTCTGGTAACATTTACGCTGCCTTTGCAGGAGCAAAGGGGGAGTGCGCTGTGA
- a CDS encoding M23 family metallopeptidase, giving the protein MKGFKFMRRMGKLRSSEATPAEAGAKGQKGSNGPGDTNVFYQETKPRRIRRSWLLASAGLVLLTAFIIGAEKKYVAANTVTYYKVLVKGEEIGRISQEAELGRLFEEKRKEYQLKYPDSEMVLQTDGITTEPERAYKPEVDTEATLDKLDGMLKAYAVGVQLTVDGKALGIVKDQATANAVLEGVKKHYAPQVEASQGAQLKRTAATTSAAAASAGPDKIESAEIQEEVTVVPVKADPNKVLTVEEAVKVLTEGEAEPLVYVVQEGDTVSGIAKRFEITQAEIFSNNPEVKELTLQIGDELQLTVPQPDLTVVTVEQVTEQLVTEPEVIVRKSDQLAAGKRKVVRPGQTGLKEMEYRVTKENGLVVKEEWLGQTVLKASLPEVVYSGTKVVGEGTGMFAWPVSGATLSSSFGERWGRAHKGIDLVSGNRTIKAADAGVVTFAGVQSGYGNVVIVDHKNGYVTYYGHLRSISVSVGQRLSQGGKIGIMGNTGRSTGTHLHFEIRKNGTAVNPLKYLK; this is encoded by the coding sequence ATGAAGGGATTTAAATTCATGCGCCGGATGGGGAAGCTGCGGAGCAGTGAAGCCACACCCGCAGAAGCCGGTGCAAAAGGTCAAAAGGGCAGTAATGGCCCGGGAGATACGAATGTCTTTTATCAGGAAACCAAGCCCCGGAGAATCCGGCGCTCCTGGTTATTGGCTTCCGCGGGTCTGGTACTGCTGACTGCCTTTATCATCGGAGCGGAGAAGAAGTATGTAGCCGCTAATACGGTAACCTACTACAAGGTGCTCGTAAAGGGTGAAGAGATCGGCAGAATCAGCCAGGAGGCTGAGCTGGGACGGCTGTTTGAAGAGAAGCGCAAGGAATATCAGCTTAAATATCCGGATTCGGAAATGGTCCTGCAGACGGACGGTATAACAACAGAACCGGAGCGGGCCTATAAGCCGGAGGTGGATACCGAGGCTACACTGGACAAGCTGGACGGCATGCTTAAGGCCTATGCGGTGGGTGTCCAGCTCACTGTGGACGGAAAGGCTCTGGGGATTGTCAAAGACCAGGCTACAGCCAATGCGGTACTCGAAGGTGTGAAGAAACATTATGCGCCTCAGGTAGAGGCCTCACAGGGAGCACAGCTGAAGAGAACAGCGGCAACAACCTCGGCTGCAGCAGCTTCTGCAGGTCCGGATAAGATTGAATCGGCCGAGATTCAGGAAGAGGTTACAGTAGTACCGGTCAAGGCAGACCCTAATAAGGTGCTTACTGTAGAGGAAGCGGTCAAAGTATTGACTGAAGGTGAAGCGGAGCCGCTGGTCTATGTCGTACAGGAAGGCGATACCGTATCCGGCATTGCCAAGCGCTTTGAGATTACGCAGGCGGAGATTTTCAGCAACAATCCGGAAGTCAAGGAATTGACCCTGCAGATCGGAGATGAGCTTCAGCTGACTGTACCGCAGCCTGATCTTACGGTAGTTACTGTTGAGCAAGTTACAGAGCAGCTGGTTACAGAGCCGGAAGTCATCGTACGTAAAAGCGATCAGCTGGCCGCGGGCAAACGTAAGGTGGTACGCCCCGGACAGACCGGATTGAAGGAAATGGAGTATCGGGTCACGAAGGAAAACGGCCTCGTTGTGAAGGAAGAATGGCTCGGACAGACTGTACTGAAGGCTTCGCTGCCTGAGGTAGTCTACAGTGGAACCAAGGTTGTCGGTGAGGGAACAGGGATGTTCGCCTGGCCGGTATCAGGAGCCACCCTTTCCAGCAGCTTTGGCGAGCGGTGGGGGCGTGCCCACAAAGGCATCGATCTTGTATCCGGCAACCGGACGATCAAAGCCGCTGACGCCGGAGTCGTCACCTTTGCCGGTGTACAGAGCGGCTACGGCAATGTAGTCATCGTCGACCACAAGAATGGATATGTAACATACTACGGACATTTAAGAAGTATCTCCGTATCTGTCGGACAGCGCCTCTCACAGGGCGGGAAGATCGGAATCATGGGCAACACCGGACGTTCCACAGGCACTCATCTGCATTTTGAAATCCGCAAGAACGGAACAGCAGTCAATCCGCTTAAATATCTGAAATAA